In a single window of the Caproicibacterium sp. BJN0003 genome:
- the rpmI gene encoding 50S ribosomal protein L35: protein MPKIKTHSGAKKRFKLSKNGKVIRAYANKSHLLNGHGKSPKRKRGLRGTRVADRTNVAAVKMMIPYK, encoded by the coding sequence ATGCCTAAGATCAAGACGCATTCCGGCGCAAAAAAGCGCTTCAAGCTTTCCAAAAACGGTAAGGTCATTCGTGCCTATGCCAATAAATCCCATCTTTTGAACGGTCACGGCAAGAGCCCAAAGAGAAAACGTGGACTGCGCGGTACCCGTGTGGCGGATAGAACAAATGTAGCGGCCGTTAAAATGATGATTCCTTATAAATAA
- the topA gene encoding type I DNA topoisomerase, which translates to MSTLVIVESPAKAKTIKKYLGSGYDVIASMGHVRDLPKSRLSVDIKHDFKPKYEIIKGKEKLVDELLDKAKKSDAVLLATDPDREGEAISWHLAYLLDLDTNAINRVTFNEITKTGITTGMENPRSIDLNLVNAQQARRILDRLVGYKLSPFLSQKIRRGLSAGRVQSVAVRIIVDRENEIRAFQPQEYWTIDGKFTPAKGTSRRVFAGSFYGNQDGKLEISSKEESDQILEKLKDAEYIVTKVKKGTRRKSPASPFITSTLQQEASRRLGFTARRTMKAAQELYEGVEISGQGAVGLITYMRTDSLRLSEDAINDASKYIEQRWGKKYLPDKPRHYKAKANAQDGHEAIRPTVVSLEPDKIKENLSNDQYKLYKLIWERFLACQMSNCIQATTQAEISANGYLFKASGYTVTFDGFTVLYEEKKDDESEEKSGILPPLEVGMPIHCKEIGGNQHFTQPPARYTEASLIKALEENGIGRPSTYAATISTITGREYVVRDGKALKPTELGEVITKLMCERFPKIVNVKFTAQVESELDGVQGGKNDWVETLHQFYGDFEQTLKKAKEDMQGVKIHLKEDETDLICEKCGRPMVIKTGRYGRFIACSGYPECKNVKKLVQENGADCPKCDGRVIVKKTKRGRVFYGCSNYPKCDFVSWDEPVKEKCPRCGKTLLKKKGKHPKYYCITPDCGYERIEENEE; encoded by the coding sequence TTGTCAACGTTAGTGATTGTGGAATCTCCCGCAAAAGCGAAGACAATTAAAAAATATCTTGGATCCGGCTATGACGTGATCGCTTCAATGGGTCATGTGCGTGATCTTCCGAAAAGCCGACTGAGTGTTGATATAAAACATGATTTTAAACCAAAATATGAAATTATCAAGGGCAAGGAAAAACTGGTTGATGAGCTTCTCGATAAGGCCAAAAAAAGCGATGCAGTCCTTCTGGCAACGGACCCTGATCGCGAAGGAGAAGCAATTTCATGGCATCTTGCCTATTTGCTTGATTTAGATACAAATGCGATAAACCGTGTTACATTTAACGAAATTACAAAAACAGGAATTACAACCGGTATGGAAAACCCGCGTTCCATTGATTTGAATTTGGTAAATGCACAACAGGCCCGCAGAATCTTGGATCGTTTGGTGGGTTATAAACTTAGTCCGTTCCTTTCACAGAAAATTCGCAGAGGACTTTCTGCAGGACGTGTACAGAGTGTTGCGGTGCGCATCATTGTAGATCGAGAAAATGAGATCCGCGCTTTTCAGCCGCAGGAATACTGGACGATTGACGGAAAGTTTACGCCTGCAAAGGGAACTTCCCGCAGAGTGTTTGCTGGTTCTTTCTATGGAAATCAAGATGGTAAGCTGGAGATTTCCTCAAAAGAAGAATCTGATCAGATCCTTGAAAAATTAAAAGACGCCGAATATATTGTTACAAAAGTGAAAAAAGGAACCCGCCGCAAATCTCCGGCATCTCCTTTTATCACTTCCACCCTGCAGCAGGAGGCAAGCCGCAGACTTGGTTTTACTGCGAGAAGAACCATGAAGGCCGCACAGGAACTTTATGAAGGCGTCGAAATTTCCGGCCAGGGTGCAGTGGGCTTAATTACTTATATGAGAACCGACTCCCTGCGCCTTTCCGAAGATGCGATCAATGATGCTTCAAAGTATATTGAACAGCGTTGGGGCAAAAAATATCTTCCAGACAAACCACGTCATTATAAAGCAAAGGCTAATGCACAGGATGGTCATGAAGCAATTCGTCCGACTGTGGTTTCTTTAGAACCGGATAAAATTAAAGAAAACCTTTCTAATGATCAATATAAGCTTTATAAATTGATTTGGGAGCGGTTCCTTGCCTGTCAGATGAGCAACTGTATTCAGGCAACTACACAGGCAGAAATCAGTGCAAATGGATATCTATTTAAAGCGAGTGGATATACCGTTACATTTGATGGATTTACGGTACTTTATGAGGAAAAGAAAGACGATGAATCCGAAGAAAAATCAGGAATTTTACCGCCTCTCGAAGTTGGAATGCCGATTCACTGCAAAGAGATTGGGGGGAATCAGCACTTTACACAGCCGCCAGCCAGGTATACAGAAGCAAGCCTCATTAAAGCTTTGGAAGAAAATGGAATTGGACGTCCGAGTACCTATGCAGCAACTATTAGCACAATTACCGGCAGAGAATATGTTGTGCGGGACGGCAAAGCCTTAAAGCCTACTGAATTGGGAGAAGTCATTACAAAGCTGATGTGTGAGCGTTTCCCTAAAATCGTGAATGTGAAGTTTACAGCACAGGTCGAGAGCGAACTGGACGGGGTTCAGGGCGGAAAGAACGATTGGGTAGAAACCCTGCATCAATTTTACGGGGATTTTGAACAGACTTTAAAAAAGGCAAAAGAAGACATGCAGGGAGTTAAGATTCATTTAAAAGAGGATGAGACTGACCTGATCTGCGAAAAGTGTGGTCGCCCGATGGTCATTAAAACCGGACGTTATGGGCGCTTTATCGCTTGCTCCGGCTATCCGGAATGCAAAAATGTCAAGAAGTTGGTACAGGAAAACGGCGCGGATTGTCCGAAATGTGATGGACGTGTCATTGTGAAGAAGACAAAACGCGGACGGGTTTTTTATGGCTGTAGCAATTATCCGAAATGCGATTTTGTTTCATGGGACGAGCCGGTCAAAGAGAAGTGCCCCCGCTGTGGAAAAACGCTTCTGAAAAAGAAGGGGAAACACCCCAAATATTATTGCATTACACCGGACTGCGGATATGAACGCATTGAGGAGAATGAAGAATGA
- the rplT gene encoding 50S ribosomal protein L20, with the protein MARVKGAMMTRKRRKKILKLAKGYWGSKSKHFKMAKQAVMKSGNYAFAGRKARKRDFRRLWITRISAACRMNDVTYSRFMNGLKRAGINLNRKMLSEIAVADEAAFKSLVEQAKAAL; encoded by the coding sequence ATGGCAAGAGTCAAGGGCGCAATGATGACGCGCAAAAGAAGAAAGAAGATTTTAAAGCTCGCAAAAGGCTATTGGGGAAGTAAATCAAAGCATTTTAAGATGGCGAAACAGGCCGTTATGAAATCCGGAAACTATGCATTTGCAGGTCGTAAAGCCCGTAAACGCGATTTCCGTCGCCTGTGGATTACTCGTATTTCTGCAGCATGCCGGATGAACGATGTCACTTACAGCAGATTTATGAATGGCCTCAAGAGGGCCGGCATCAATCTAAATCGTAAAATGTTGTCGGAAATTGCAGTCGCTGATGAAGCTGCTTTTAAGAGCCTTGTGGAGCAAGCAAAAGCCGCTCTCTAA
- a CDS encoding TrmH family RNA methyltransferase — translation MIETLITSRKNEMISHAAKLLSGAAARREQGAFLCEGARLCADAAKSGMQIQKAFYTAHAAEKYASYLAKIREKAEQVYEISPHIAPLLSDTKQPQGIFCVCTLPCESEQTEIFLQTKASGCVVALEEIQDPANLGTVLRTAEALGEKAVLLCGKGCDPYSPKVLRGSMGAVFRLPMISIPNFAEAAPLLKKCGWTLWAAVPDSDALRVTEADFSKPSVMAVGNEGNGLSKETIALCQPVTIPMLGRAESLNASASAAILLWEMMRGGASRE, via the coding sequence ATGATAGAAACATTGATTACCAGTCGAAAAAATGAGATGATTTCGCACGCAGCAAAACTTTTATCAGGAGCTGCGGCGCGGCGTGAGCAAGGAGCTTTTCTTTGCGAAGGCGCACGGCTTTGCGCAGATGCAGCCAAAAGCGGGATGCAGATTCAAAAAGCTTTTTATACTGCTCATGCGGCAGAAAAGTATGCTTCTTATCTTGCTAAAATCCGTGAAAAAGCAGAGCAAGTTTATGAGATTTCTCCGCATATTGCGCCGCTTTTATCTGATACCAAACAGCCGCAGGGAATTTTTTGTGTCTGTACGCTTCCCTGTGAATCAGAGCAGACAGAAATTTTTCTGCAGACAAAAGCTTCCGGCTGTGTGGTTGCTCTGGAAGAGATTCAGGATCCGGCAAATCTGGGAACGGTACTTAGAACAGCAGAGGCACTGGGAGAAAAAGCGGTCTTACTTTGTGGAAAAGGCTGCGATCCCTATTCTCCAAAGGTACTTCGGGGCAGCATGGGAGCGGTTTTTCGTCTTCCAATGATTTCAATTCCAAATTTTGCAGAAGCAGCGCCGCTTTTAAAAAAATGTGGGTGGACTCTTTGGGCTGCAGTTCCGGATTCTGATGCACTCAGGGTGACAGAAGCCGATTTTTCGAAGCCTTCTGTTATGGCGGTTGGAAATGAGGGAAATGGACTTTCTAAAGAAACGATTGCCCTTTGTCAGCCGGTTACCATTCCAATGCTAGGACGCGCAGAGTCTTTAAATGCTTCTGCGAGTGCGGCAATTCTGCTTTGGGAAATGATGCGGGGGGGAGCTTCCCGTGAATAA
- the trmFO gene encoding methylenetetrahydrofolate--tRNA-(uracil(54)-C(5))-methyltransferase (FADH(2)-oxidizing) TrmFO: MITVIGAGLAGCEAAWQIAQGGEKVHLVEMKPAHYTPAHQNPDFAELVCSNSLKAARLNSAAGLLKEEMRQMGSLLVPIAFDCRVPAGGALAVDRQKFSDAVTSAIRNHPNIEIEEKEVEKIPQDGITVTATGPLTAGPLAGQIDLLCGGTLRFFDAAAPIVTAESLDFSKIFSASRYDQDTEGDYLNCPMNRAEYEAFYDALVNAERAPVHGFDARDPKVYEGCMPVEVMAQRGADTIRFGPLKPVGLRDPHTGHRPWANVQLRREDAAGTLYNLVGFQTNLKFGEQKRVFGMIPGLEQAEFVRYGVMHRNTFLNSPKILNAAFQMKTEPRLFFAGQMTGVEGYMESAMSGLLAGKNALRYQQKKPLFILPKVTMSGALAHYVEEGGNADFQPMGANFGILPPLGEVIRDKKERYSAFSQRALKALKEQIESA; encoded by the coding sequence ATGATTACCGTGATTGGAGCGGGACTTGCCGGTTGTGAGGCAGCATGGCAGATCGCTCAGGGCGGAGAAAAAGTTCATTTGGTAGAGATGAAACCAGCGCATTATACGCCGGCACATCAAAATCCTGATTTTGCAGAGCTTGTCTGTTCCAATTCTTTAAAAGCTGCACGCCTAAATAGCGCTGCCGGTCTTTTAAAGGAAGAGATGCGGCAGATGGGGAGTCTCTTGGTGCCGATTGCATTTGATTGCAGAGTCCCGGCGGGCGGCGCGTTAGCGGTAGACCGTCAGAAATTTTCTGATGCCGTGACAAGTGCGATCCGAAATCATCCGAATATTGAAATCGAAGAAAAAGAAGTCGAAAAAATCCCCCAAGATGGCATTACGGTGACTGCCACAGGTCCTCTCACAGCAGGACCGCTTGCGGGACAGATTGATTTGCTTTGCGGCGGGACTCTTCGCTTTTTTGATGCGGCCGCCCCGATTGTAACTGCGGAAAGTCTCGATTTCTCAAAGATTTTTTCGGCTTCCAGATATGATCAGGATACAGAGGGAGATTATCTCAACTGCCCTATGAATCGGGCTGAATACGAAGCCTTTTATGATGCATTGGTAAATGCAGAGCGGGCGCCGGTTCATGGGTTTGATGCACGCGATCCGAAGGTTTATGAGGGATGTATGCCGGTGGAAGTGATGGCACAACGAGGAGCAGACACTATTCGATTTGGACCGTTAAAACCGGTTGGTTTGCGCGATCCTCATACCGGACATCGTCCATGGGCAAATGTACAGCTGCGCCGAGAAGATGCTGCCGGAACACTTTATAATTTGGTCGGCTTTCAGACAAACTTAAAGTTTGGAGAGCAAAAACGTGTTTTCGGAATGATACCGGGTCTGGAGCAGGCGGAATTTGTGCGTTATGGAGTGATGCACCGAAATACTTTTTTAAATTCTCCTAAGATTTTAAATGCTGCTTTTCAGATGAAAACGGAACCAAGGCTCTTCTTTGCCGGACAGATGACCGGCGTGGAAGGTTATATGGAATCTGCGATGAGCGGCCTTTTGGCAGGAAAAAATGCGCTGCGGTATCAGCAGAAAAAGCCGCTTTTCATCTTGCCGAAAGTTACAATGTCAGGTGCGCTTGCTCATTATGTGGAGGAAGGCGGCAATGCTGATTTTCAGCCAATGGGCGCAAATTTTGGCATTCTTCCACCGCTTGGTGAAGTTATACGGGATAAAAAAGAACGATACAGTGCTTTTTCCCAACGCGCATTAAAGGCACTGAAAGAACAGATCGAATCAGCTTGA
- the infC gene encoding translation initiation factor IF-3, whose amino-acid sequence MWRCLIISNKELQINEEIRDREVRVIDSNGGQLGIMPAAKALELAYEEDLDLVKIAPQAKPPVCKIIDYGKYRFELAKREKEARKNQHIVEIKEVRLSLNIDVHDFETKKSHAQRFLKEGNKVKVSIRFRGREMGHPAQGYEVMRHFAETLVEIANVEKPAKLEGRNMLMFLAPKPAK is encoded by the coding sequence ATTTGGAGGTGTTTAATCATTAGCAACAAGGAACTGCAGATCAACGAGGAAATCCGGGACCGTGAGGTCCGAGTGATCGATTCAAATGGCGGACAGCTTGGAATTATGCCCGCGGCAAAAGCTCTGGAGCTTGCTTACGAAGAGGATCTAGATTTGGTGAAGATTGCGCCGCAGGCAAAACCGCCAGTATGTAAGATCATCGATTACGGAAAGTACCGCTTTGAGCTGGCAAAACGGGAGAAAGAAGCCCGCAAAAATCAGCATATCGTAGAGATTAAAGAAGTTCGCCTTTCTCTTAATATTGACGTTCATGATTTTGAAACGAAAAAGAGCCATGCACAGCGCTTTTTAAAAGAGGGCAATAAGGTAAAAGTTTCGATCCGTTTCCGTGGACGTGAGATGGGACATCCCGCACAGGGGTATGAAGTCATGCGCCATTTTGCAGAGACTCTGGTCGAAATTGCCAATGTGGAAAAACCAGCTAAGCTGGAGGGCCGCAATATGCTGATGTTCCTTGCACCAAAGCCCGCCAAATAA
- a CDS encoding sulfite exporter TauE/SafE family protein, which produces MLLFLCPALFLSGFVDSVAGGGGLISMPAILLTGLPLQQVYGINKFTAASGTTFSAIRYFRHGAVDIKIALLSACGAFLASSFSSRAVLFLPERLLKGALLCLMPIVVVLILMKKKGNDTNRSTEIPIKKRYLMGFLIGMIVGCYDGLFGPGTGTIAILVYCYLMKYDMKTAGGNAKILNLASNYAALVTYILAGTINYAIAVPAACCCIVGNLIGSGLALKKGSVVIRPIMLVVAALLIGKTVMDFF; this is translated from the coding sequence GTGCTGCTTTTTTTATGCCCGGCACTATTTCTTTCCGGATTTGTTGATTCAGTTGCTGGCGGCGGCGGCCTAATCTCTATGCCCGCGATTTTGTTGACGGGACTTCCTCTGCAACAAGTTTATGGGATTAATAAATTTACTGCGGCAAGCGGAACCACTTTTTCAGCGATTCGCTATTTTCGCCACGGTGCTGTCGATATCAAAATTGCATTGCTCTCAGCTTGTGGTGCTTTTCTTGCTTCTTCTTTTTCCTCTCGAGCAGTTCTGTTTCTTCCGGAACGTCTTTTAAAGGGAGCACTACTCTGTCTGATGCCGATTGTTGTTGTACTGATTTTAATGAAAAAGAAAGGCAACGACACAAACCGCTCCACAGAAATTCCCATTAAAAAAAGATATCTCATGGGATTTTTAATTGGAATGATTGTCGGTTGTTACGATGGACTTTTTGGACCCGGCACAGGGACAATCGCAATTTTAGTTTATTGCTATCTGATGAAATACGATATGAAAACTGCAGGTGGAAATGCCAAGATTTTAAATCTTGCCTCAAACTACGCCGCACTTGTCACTTACATCCTCGCCGGAACGATCAACTATGCGATAGCAGTTCCCGCCGCATGCTGCTGTATCGTCGGGAATCTAATCGGTTCCGGCTTGGCTCTAAAAAAAGGCAGCGTGGTTATTCGTCCCATCATGCTGGTCGTCGCCGCTTTACTGATTGGCAAAACCGTAATGGATTTCTTTTAA
- the dprA gene encoding DNA-processing protein DprA has product MNNQAYWVWMQQAISSGGGKLRPILERYGSLKAFYEAGEKDWRIESSIGRSELQKLRNFSIEQAENQIEKAYAAGQKLICYEDEEYPQCLREIYDAPLVLYYQGTFPDLSHIPAIAIVGTRKSTENGRRITRSFARDLAKAGVVIVSGGAMGIDQSAHRGAIEGEGKTISVLGCGIDFPYLMGSAPLRKEISEHGALVSEYPPGMPALAAHFPVRNRIISGLSIGALVVEAAAHSGSLITARDALEQNRDVYAVPGGLESTFSEGTNQLIKDGATLVTGAEDILKDLESRYDWVREPSASPLDQTALAAPEGLSPDGESVYKVLTRMPQHISVLQEKTGLPVAKLMAALTELEIQDAATECENNRYKRAEQEL; this is encoded by the coding sequence GTGAATAATCAGGCTTATTGGGTTTGGATGCAGCAGGCGATTAGTTCCGGAGGAGGAAAGCTGCGGCCGATTTTAGAACGCTATGGCAGTTTGAAGGCTTTTTATGAAGCGGGAGAAAAAGACTGGAGAATAGAATCTTCAATTGGACGCTCAGAACTGCAAAAGCTTCGCAATTTTTCGATAGAACAAGCCGAAAATCAAATTGAAAAAGCGTATGCTGCGGGGCAGAAATTAATTTGTTATGAAGATGAGGAATATCCGCAGTGCCTACGCGAAATTTATGATGCGCCACTGGTCCTTTATTATCAGGGAACGTTTCCGGATCTGAGTCATATCCCAGCAATCGCAATCGTCGGAACACGAAAATCAACAGAAAATGGTCGCCGAATCACACGAAGTTTTGCACGCGATCTTGCAAAAGCCGGTGTCGTTATTGTCAGCGGCGGTGCCATGGGAATTGACCAAAGTGCTCATCGGGGTGCAATAGAAGGCGAAGGAAAGACAATTTCTGTGCTTGGCTGCGGGATTGATTTTCCTTATTTAATGGGAAGTGCTCCCCTGCGAAAAGAAATTTCAGAGCACGGAGCGCTCGTATCCGAATATCCACCGGGAATGCCTGCTTTAGCGGCTCATTTTCCGGTTAGAAATCGAATTATTTCCGGGCTTTCTATAGGAGCCTTGGTGGTGGAAGCCGCAGCTCACAGTGGCTCACTGATTACGGCGAGAGATGCACTGGAACAGAATCGAGATGTCTATGCTGTTCCGGGAGGACTTGAAAGCACTTTCTCAGAGGGTACTAATCAGCTCATTAAAGATGGAGCTACCTTAGTTACGGGTGCGGAAGATATTTTAAAGGATTTGGAATCCCGCTATGACTGGGTACGAGAGCCATCTGCTTCTCCTTTGGACCAGACTGCTTTGGCAGCACCGGAAGGGCTTTCTCCAGATGGGGAGAGCGTATATAAAGTACTTACCCGTATGCCGCAACATATTTCGGTGCTGCAGGAAAAAACTGGTCTGCCGGTTGCAAAATTGATGGCGGCGCTCACCGAACTTGAGATTCAGGATGCGGCCACAGAATGCGAAAATAATCGCTATAAAAGGGCAGAGCAGGAGTTGTAA
- a CDS encoding heavy metal-binding domain-containing protein: MILTTTENIPGKSYQIIGMVRGSTIQCKNIGRDIGSSFKNLVGGEMKSYTEMMNQAREIATQRMVDDAQQQGADAIVCMRYASSSIMQGAAEVIAYGTGVKFC, translated from the coding sequence ATGATCCTGACAACAACAGAAAATATCCCCGGGAAAAGTTATCAAATCATCGGCATGGTACGTGGAAGCACGATTCAGTGTAAAAATATTGGCCGTGATATTGGCTCCAGCTTTAAGAACCTGGTAGGCGGCGAAATGAAATCCTACACAGAGATGATGAATCAAGCCCGTGAAATTGCAACACAGCGTATGGTAGACGATGCACAACAACAGGGTGCTGATGCGATTGTCTGCATGCGGTACGCCTCCTCCTCGATTATGCAGGGTGCAGCTGAAGTCATTGCTTATGGCACTGGAGTCAAATTCTGCTGA
- a CDS encoding LysR family transcriptional regulator yields MNPLDRLYVLTIAHEKNFSRAAAKLYISQPALSAYIIKLEKGLGCRLFDRNTFPLSLTSEGRAFVDCASKEETLEKELGDYLSDLTNLEAGCLSIGGSQFFCTCFLPPILTDYARHYPKISISLVEDGYPELKTMLGEGTVDCVLDYETQKAQNLTVLPLHQEQIFLALPPCSPRNQIFNKSRLTKEQILSGYYLQPDCPKVPLSAFWEEEFLFLNQEHDLYDRSQKLCSNAGFHPKIKMFLNQTLTAFALTLADFGASFISDTVIRCGNFEKIPPVYKIDDQDACRFLSAICKKNRYVSKALQRFLDLTAERLKD; encoded by the coding sequence ATGAATCCACTGGATCGACTTTATGTTTTGACGATTGCACACGAAAAAAATTTTTCTCGTGCCGCTGCAAAGCTTTATATCTCTCAGCCTGCGTTGAGTGCTTACATTATAAAGCTTGAAAAAGGACTCGGCTGCCGCCTATTCGACCGTAATACATTTCCTTTGTCTTTGACTTCGGAGGGACGAGCTTTTGTAGATTGTGCCAGTAAAGAAGAGACACTTGAAAAAGAATTGGGGGATTATCTTTCAGATCTGACAAATCTTGAAGCAGGCTGTCTTTCGATTGGTGGTTCACAATTTTTTTGCACTTGTTTTTTACCGCCGATTCTTACGGATTATGCGAGGCACTATCCGAAAATTTCAATTTCGCTGGTGGAAGATGGATATCCTGAGCTCAAAACGATGCTGGGAGAAGGAACTGTTGACTGCGTGCTTGATTATGAAACACAGAAAGCACAGAATTTAACAGTGCTTCCACTTCATCAAGAGCAGATTTTTCTGGCGTTGCCGCCATGTTCCCCTAGAAATCAGATCTTTAATAAATCTCGTCTTACAAAAGAACAGATTTTATCCGGATATTATTTACAGCCAGATTGTCCGAAAGTGCCGCTTTCTGCATTTTGGGAGGAAGAGTTTTTGTTTCTTAATCAAGAACACGATCTTTACGATCGATCACAAAAACTTTGCAGCAATGCAGGATTTCACCCGAAAATTAAGATGTTTTTAAATCAGACACTTACGGCTTTTGCATTGACTCTGGCAGATTTTGGAGCTTCTTTTATCAGCGATACCGTCATTCGATGCGGAAATTTTGAAAAGATTCCGCCGGTTTATAAGATTGATGATCAGGATGCCTGCCGATTCCTTTCCGCTATTTGTAAAAAGAATCGGTATGTTTCGAAGGCTTTGCAACGATTTTTGGATTTGACTGCAGAACGGCTTAAAGATTAA